One genomic region from Sorangium aterium encodes:
- a CDS encoding type VI secretion system Vgr family protein: protein MSERPILLEIPGVDAELRVHACQVEERACAPTVAHARCAAFVGGEPAELAALDLIGRAATLTLRFHGVERRFALAVEAVEERDAHARVTLASPVARLDETRDYRVFVDESATEIAARVLGDHGVRLDLRARRATAKRPHCAQVFESDLGFCARLLAEEGMSWFPDDGDPALLHVADAPETFLDSGAAIPWRDEAGLVPGRALYAARIRRRVAVEKVALKAYDFTRPMLDLSGASGEGALEWYEVPGALDDPDAGRELAAIRLAERRAGATSLEGEATAPELRAGEIVEVTGPPEELGDARWLVLAVVHEARAEGGPEELAYRARFEAVPARDGFRPARRAPAPRGGAGTAVVTGPPGKEIALDEHGRSRLRLRWDRQDTRDTSDDRSSGFARVTQPQLAGAMLNPRVGWEELIGFSDRGGEIPVILGRMVNAVQAPPAALPAKKVETRFGTRATPGGSGGSGVGISDEAGNERLGLDTSGDYRERTENDKRTEIAGRSERVVGGARTVEVKERRVEKVAGALSLEVGGERKVAVDSNYGLKAASEAITVGGARVIRAGGDYLTVTPSFVRMVGGAKEEVGVEHQSVFVKGASTLLVGGSVSTTAGPSESVGVAGAAIVKVSGAQTIDAGSYALTVRGLYAESFGSRSVAAGGDVAESFGKVTTTSRGAADIAGAEVAVEAAAKLTIKAQGVTITMTPGSITISGKLEGPTSSVEEGVHHYG from the coding sequence GTGAGCGAGCGACCCATCCTGCTCGAGATCCCCGGCGTGGACGCCGAGCTCCGCGTCCACGCGTGCCAGGTCGAGGAGCGCGCCTGCGCCCCGACGGTGGCCCACGCGCGCTGCGCCGCCTTCGTGGGCGGCGAGCCCGCCGAGCTTGCGGCGCTCGATCTGATCGGCCGCGCAGCGACGCTCACGCTGCGCTTCCACGGCGTCGAGCGGCGCTTCGCGCTCGCTGTGGAGGCCGTCGAGGAGCGCGACGCCCACGCGCGCGTGACCCTCGCCTCGCCGGTCGCCCGGCTCGACGAGACGCGCGACTACCGGGTCTTCGTCGACGAGAGCGCCACCGAGATCGCGGCGCGCGTCCTCGGCGATCACGGCGTCCGCCTCGACCTCCGCGCCCGCCGCGCGACGGCGAAGCGGCCCCACTGCGCGCAGGTCTTCGAGAGCGACCTCGGCTTCTGCGCCCGCCTCCTCGCCGAGGAGGGCATGAGCTGGTTCCCGGACGACGGCGATCCCGCGCTCCTCCACGTCGCCGACGCGCCCGAGACGTTCCTCGACTCGGGCGCGGCGATCCCGTGGCGCGACGAGGCGGGGCTCGTCCCCGGGCGAGCCCTGTACGCGGCGCGGATCCGCAGGCGGGTGGCGGTCGAGAAGGTCGCGCTCAAGGCGTACGATTTCACGCGGCCGATGCTCGATCTGAGCGGCGCCTCGGGCGAGGGCGCGCTCGAGTGGTACGAGGTCCCGGGCGCCCTCGACGATCCAGACGCGGGCCGCGAGCTCGCGGCGATCCGCCTCGCGGAGCGCCGGGCCGGGGCGACATCGCTCGAGGGCGAGGCCACGGCGCCGGAGCTCCGCGCCGGCGAGATCGTCGAGGTGACCGGCCCGCCCGAGGAGCTCGGCGACGCGCGCTGGCTCGTGCTCGCCGTCGTGCACGAGGCGAGGGCGGAGGGGGGTCCGGAGGAGCTCGCTTACCGCGCTCGCTTCGAGGCGGTCCCGGCGCGCGACGGCTTCCGCCCGGCGCGCCGCGCCCCCGCGCCTCGCGGCGGCGCCGGGACCGCGGTGGTCACCGGGCCGCCGGGAAAGGAGATCGCCCTCGACGAGCACGGCCGCAGCCGCCTCCGGCTCCGCTGGGATCGCCAGGACACGCGCGACACGTCGGACGACCGGAGCTCCGGCTTCGCCCGCGTGACCCAGCCGCAGCTCGCGGGCGCGATGCTGAACCCGCGGGTCGGCTGGGAGGAGCTCATCGGCTTCAGCGACCGGGGCGGGGAGATCCCCGTGATCCTCGGCCGGATGGTCAACGCCGTCCAGGCGCCGCCCGCCGCGCTGCCCGCGAAGAAGGTCGAGACCCGCTTCGGCACGCGGGCGACCCCGGGCGGCTCGGGCGGCAGCGGCGTCGGGATCAGCGACGAGGCCGGGAACGAGCGCCTCGGGCTCGACACGTCGGGCGACTACCGGGAGCGGACCGAGAACGACAAGCGGACCGAGATCGCCGGGCGATCCGAGCGCGTGGTCGGCGGCGCACGGACGGTCGAGGTCAAGGAGCGGCGGGTCGAGAAGGTGGCGGGCGCGCTGTCGCTCGAGGTGGGCGGCGAGCGCAAGGTGGCGGTCGACTCGAACTACGGGCTGAAGGCGGCCTCGGAGGCGATCACCGTGGGGGGCGCCCGCGTGATCCGCGCCGGCGGCGACTACCTCACCGTGACGCCGAGCTTCGTCCGGATGGTGGGCGGCGCGAAGGAGGAGGTCGGCGTCGAGCACCAGAGCGTGTTCGTCAAGGGCGCCTCGACGCTGCTCGTCGGCGGCTCGGTGAGCACCACCGCCGGCCCGTCGGAGTCGGTGGGCGTGGCCGGCGCGGCGATCGTGAAGGTCTCGGGCGCGCAGACGATCGACGCCGGCTCCTACGCCCTCACCGTGCGGGGGCTCTACGCCGAGAGCTTCGGCTCGCGCAGCGTCGCCGCCGGAGGCGACGTCGCGGAGAGCTTCGGCAAGGTGACGACCACCTCGCGGGGCGCCGCCGACATCGCCGGCGCCGAGGTCGCCGTCGAGGCGGCCGCGAAGCTCACGATCAAGGCGCAGGGGGTGACGATCACCATGACCCCCGGCTCCATCACCATCTCGGGCAAGCTCGAGGGTCCGACGTCGAGCGTGGAGGAAGGGGTTCATCACTATGGCTAG
- a CDS encoding DUF2169 family type VI secretion system accessory protein has translation MSIANQTPFAVQPVPLLDREGNDVLVAIVKGTFVLDRSGGSRLADDPAPVRVADEPWEPESPRSSLRFPSDLGVAKLGTDVVVTGDAVAPEKVRVLDVAVRVRQRLTPLRVHGQRFFFKGVLGVGIGPAAPFERVPIVYERAYGGMSEDLSVVDLRNPAGVGAARSAADLVDTRAPQIEHPERPHASASDRHAPVGFGAIMMHWSPRLEHAGTFDERWKATRMPLPPEDQDIRFGNVAHPSLQFEEHLVPGDPVGIAGMSLEPVVFALPGFPVVASARYDTGERVVVRPPIDTVLILPEARRVELVARAVFPIGRGRRVLREVVVRGDG, from the coding sequence GTGAGCATCGCGAACCAGACCCCCTTCGCCGTCCAGCCCGTGCCGCTCCTCGATCGCGAGGGCAACGATGTCCTGGTCGCCATCGTCAAGGGCACGTTCGTCCTCGATCGGAGCGGGGGCTCGAGGCTCGCCGACGATCCCGCGCCGGTCCGTGTCGCCGACGAGCCCTGGGAGCCCGAGAGTCCGCGGAGCAGCCTCCGCTTCCCGTCGGATCTCGGCGTCGCCAAGCTGGGCACGGACGTGGTGGTGACCGGCGACGCGGTCGCCCCCGAGAAGGTGAGGGTGCTCGACGTCGCGGTGCGGGTCAGGCAGCGGCTGACGCCCCTGCGCGTCCACGGGCAGCGCTTCTTCTTCAAGGGCGTCCTCGGCGTCGGGATCGGGCCTGCTGCGCCGTTCGAGCGCGTGCCGATCGTCTACGAGCGGGCGTATGGCGGCATGTCGGAGGATCTCTCGGTGGTCGATCTCCGGAACCCGGCCGGCGTCGGCGCGGCGAGGAGCGCGGCGGACCTCGTGGACACGAGGGCTCCGCAGATCGAGCACCCGGAGCGGCCCCACGCGTCCGCGTCGGATCGCCATGCGCCGGTGGGCTTCGGCGCGATCATGATGCACTGGTCGCCGCGCCTCGAGCACGCTGGCACGTTCGACGAGCGGTGGAAGGCGACGCGGATGCCGCTCCCTCCTGAAGATCAGGACATCCGCTTCGGCAACGTCGCCCACCCTTCGCTCCAGTTCGAGGAGCACCTCGTGCCCGGGGATCCGGTGGGCATCGCCGGCATGTCGCTCGAGCCGGTCGTCTTCGCGCTGCCGGGGTTTCCGGTGGTGGCGAGCGCGCGTTACGACACGGGCGAGCGCGTGGTCGTGCGGCCGCCGATCGACACTGTGCTGATCCTGCCCGAGGCGCGGCGGGTGGAGCTCGTGGCGCGCGCCGTCTTCCCGATAGGCCGCGGCCGGCGGGTGCTGCGCGAGGTCGTGGTGCGCGGCGATGGGTGA
- a CDS encoding DUF6531 domain-containing protein, translating into MATINYKYIATTRSNHFCPSPLPAVSTAPPPPPTGPVPSPFAYVALSSSATDTGERIEIGGAPVLLHGSTMDVEKPGNMPCQGTGGDVVTLVVNKACNVSTSSTTIKSSDRGIACTGDQVSLNAAGVAANVSQVSGVLLAADIIQATTANNTTVNMTVVLDPISVASGAMIDETTDISIPGLIPIDWKRLYSSSRIREHTPLGRGGWTHTYHQWIELDGDTLRLRDADGATITVSDTKPRKPAFHRGRRLVITRDLRGGATVFSLDTRLTRTFRPSGGRALLHEIANESGQKVVLEYDAERLARIIDAARRTIVITHDGDGHIVRLDVFPPGGEQRAPVHSILFAYSDDGELVRVIDPLGHAETYGYDDQRRLNRKTLPTGLSFHYLYDPESGRCIRSWGDGDLHAGDLTYDLQQGITHLTGNPEPRVFTWRPKDGSVIREATTDGLAVRDLEFDADGLLLKTKNAAGDPLTFTRDGRGNITRITDPLGRTIELEYSEDLLVRRRADGLTTEYGYDSRNQLTSVKYASGAFLKLTYDEQGRLAAVHGPDGLRGAFIYDEQHNAIEEHTPRGAVRRWRHDALGRPVVYTDPLGRVTRRDLDALGRPVALHMPDGTSVRFEHDALGRLTRRMDALGRVETFRYAGLKSPIEVTQPDGAIWSLSFDLNERLQQVKNPKGETFDLRYDRAGNLREYRSYDGRVCRARHGKNGGLARVENPDGTFRALRHDGAGAIVAEETPHGAVRIETPEELVVEHTVEDPAGEVRVRVERDPLGRVVAETQNGRTIRYAYDAQNRCIARHLPTGHVTRYAYDEEGNVSSLDHDGYRVEIHRNLAGSMIRKVFSSAGVEARREVDPMARPTRDWVGAAGRTLVDRLYTHDASGALVERNDLRWGVTHYHYDRLGMLLEASSSKGHESFAYDAGGSLKPAGSSWKTAPGGLLLRTEEASYTYDNANRRTRETRSDGETEYLWDCRGQLREVRRPDGTRVLFAYDAFSRRIRKEIVPPSAPNALESVEAPMPRVVEYLWDGLCLAAELDSERGVRIFVHEPGTMSPLLQQDGTKIYAVITDHLGTPTELIGPQGEVAWSARHSAFGRTVETVRPAGGPPVASPFRLLGQYHDEETELCYVRYRYFDPKTARFLSPDPLELFGGRNLFAFDGSPTTHADPLGLSCLVIGNPLHDSAVRYAIGRIAPNPANYRIVIHGEPHHVASSDVNGMSTTHTPDQLIQMIQAAGNYNGALLITLNSCNTGRMPNGVAQQVSGAFPNRNVCGPNDLVWGIGQHIAPPIGIGNSVTWAPTPQELADAKPDPTRPGQWNWFRNGNPHQESHNVYDQHTALTKTQPLNVSPPKDPLPFR; encoded by the coding sequence GTGGCGACGATCAATTACAAATATATTGCGACGACGCGGAGCAATCACTTCTGTCCGAGCCCGCTCCCTGCCGTCAGCACGGCGCCGCCGCCGCCTCCGACCGGGCCGGTACCCAGCCCGTTTGCGTACGTCGCACTCTCGTCGAGTGCCACGGATACAGGCGAGCGGATCGAGATTGGCGGTGCGCCAGTGCTCCTGCATGGCAGCACGATGGATGTCGAGAAGCCAGGCAACATGCCTTGCCAGGGGACCGGGGGCGACGTGGTGACGCTCGTCGTGAACAAGGCGTGCAATGTCTCCACCTCGTCAACAACCATCAAGTCCAGCGATCGTGGGATCGCCTGTACCGGCGACCAGGTGAGCCTCAACGCGGCTGGCGTGGCTGCAAACGTCTCCCAGGTCAGCGGTGTGCTCCTGGCGGCGGACATCATCCAAGCCACCACGGCCAACAACACCACCGTCAACATGACTGTCGTTCTCGATCCGATCTCCGTCGCATCTGGCGCTATGATCGACGAGACCACGGACATCTCGATTCCCGGCCTCATCCCGATCGATTGGAAGCGCCTCTACAGCTCTTCTCGCATCCGCGAGCACACCCCGCTCGGGCGCGGGGGTTGGACGCACACGTACCACCAGTGGATCGAGCTCGACGGCGACACGCTGCGCCTCCGTGATGCAGACGGCGCGACGATCACCGTGTCCGATACGAAGCCACGGAAGCCAGCGTTCCACCGCGGCAGGCGCCTCGTCATCACCCGCGACCTTCGTGGCGGTGCCACCGTTTTCTCACTCGATACGCGCCTCACACGGACCTTTCGCCCGAGCGGCGGTCGTGCGCTCCTCCACGAAATCGCCAATGAGTCAGGGCAGAAGGTCGTTCTCGAATACGACGCGGAGCGGCTAGCGCGCATCATCGACGCCGCGCGCCGGACGATCGTCATTACCCACGACGGTGACGGCCATATCGTGCGCCTCGATGTTTTTCCCCCTGGCGGCGAGCAGCGCGCTCCGGTCCACTCGATCTTGTTCGCGTACAGCGACGACGGCGAACTCGTGCGCGTCATCGATCCGCTCGGTCACGCGGAAACGTACGGCTACGACGACCAGCGTCGCCTCAATCGCAAGACGCTGCCGACCGGCCTATCGTTCCACTACCTTTACGATCCCGAGTCCGGCCGCTGCATCCGCTCCTGGGGAGACGGCGATCTCCACGCCGGCGATCTCACCTATGATCTCCAACAGGGGATCACTCACCTCACCGGTAACCCGGAGCCCCGCGTCTTCACGTGGCGGCCCAAGGATGGCTCGGTGATACGCGAGGCCACGACCGACGGCCTCGCTGTACGCGATCTCGAGTTCGACGCCGACGGCCTGCTCCTCAAGACAAAGAACGCTGCGGGCGACCCCCTGACATTCACCCGCGACGGGCGGGGGAACATCACCCGCATCACTGATCCTCTCGGCCGCACGATCGAACTCGAGTACTCGGAGGATCTCCTGGTACGACGCCGCGCTGACGGCCTGACCACCGAGTATGGCTACGACTCTCGGAACCAGCTCACCTCGGTGAAATATGCGTCCGGCGCATTCCTCAAGCTGACGTACGACGAGCAAGGACGCCTCGCCGCGGTGCACGGACCGGACGGGCTTCGCGGGGCGTTCATCTACGACGAGCAGCACAACGCAATCGAGGAGCACACGCCCCGTGGAGCGGTCCGCCGGTGGCGCCACGACGCGCTCGGAAGGCCAGTCGTCTATACCGATCCTCTTGGCAGGGTGACGCGCCGCGACCTCGACGCGCTCGGCCGGCCGGTCGCGCTTCACATGCCCGATGGAACCTCGGTGCGCTTCGAGCACGATGCGCTCGGCCGCCTCACTCGCCGCATGGACGCTCTCGGGCGCGTCGAGACGTTTCGCTACGCCGGCCTGAAATCCCCGATCGAGGTGACTCAACCCGACGGGGCGATCTGGTCCTTGTCGTTCGATCTCAACGAGCGCCTGCAGCAGGTGAAGAACCCGAAGGGGGAGACCTTCGATCTCCGGTACGACCGCGCAGGCAACCTCCGCGAGTACCGGTCGTATGACGGCCGCGTCTGTCGCGCGCGCCACGGCAAGAACGGCGGCCTGGCACGTGTGGAAAACCCCGACGGCACCTTCCGCGCACTCCGCCACGACGGGGCGGGGGCGATCGTTGCCGAGGAGACGCCGCACGGAGCCGTGAGGATCGAGACGCCCGAGGAGCTCGTTGTCGAGCACACCGTCGAGGATCCAGCCGGGGAGGTGCGCGTGCGGGTCGAGCGCGATCCGCTCGGCCGTGTGGTGGCCGAGACACAAAACGGACGGACCATCCGCTACGCGTACGATGCCCAGAATCGTTGCATTGCACGCCACCTCCCGACCGGGCACGTGACCCGTTATGCCTACGACGAAGAGGGCAACGTCTCCTCTCTCGATCACGACGGCTACCGCGTGGAGATTCACCGCAATCTCGCTGGCTCGATGATCCGCAAGGTCTTCTCGAGCGCAGGCGTGGAGGCGCGACGCGAGGTCGACCCGATGGCGCGCCCGACGCGCGACTGGGTCGGTGCCGCCGGACGCACGCTCGTGGATCGTCTCTACACCCACGATGCCTCCGGCGCGCTCGTCGAGCGCAACGACCTGCGCTGGGGCGTCACCCACTACCACTACGACAGACTCGGGATGTTGCTCGAGGCGAGCAGCTCGAAAGGGCACGAGTCCTTTGCCTACGACGCGGGGGGATCGTTGAAGCCCGCGGGCTCGTCTTGGAAGACGGCGCCGGGCGGCCTTTTGCTCCGCACCGAGGAGGCCTCGTATACCTACGATAACGCGAACCGACGCACGCGCGAGACACGGTCCGACGGGGAGACCGAGTACCTCTGGGACTGTCGCGGCCAGCTCCGCGAGGTCCGTCGCCCCGACGGCACGCGCGTCCTCTTCGCCTACGATGCCTTCAGCCGACGGATCAGGAAAGAGATCGTCCCGCCCTCCGCCCCGAACGCGCTCGAGTCGGTAGAGGCGCCGATGCCCCGCGTGGTCGAGTACCTGTGGGACGGCCTGTGCCTAGCCGCCGAGCTCGACTCGGAGCGCGGTGTGCGCATCTTCGTACACGAGCCAGGGACGATGAGCCCGCTCCTCCAGCAGGACGGCACGAAGATCTATGCGGTGATCACCGACCACCTTGGCACCCCGACCGAGCTCATTGGCCCGCAGGGTGAGGTTGCGTGGTCAGCACGTCACTCGGCCTTCGGCCGCACCGTCGAGACCGTACGTCCTGCGGGAGGCCCGCCCGTGGCGTCCCCCTTCCGGCTGCTCGGACAGTATCACGACGAGGAAACGGAGCTCTGCTACGTCCGCTACCGCTACTTCGATCCGAAGACGGCGCGCTTCTTGAGCCCGGATCCGCTGGAATTGTTCGGTGGCCGCAACCTGTTCGCCTTTGACGGCAGCCCCACCACTCACGCGGACCCGTTAGGCCTTTCCTGTCTCGTTATCGGCAACCCGCTGCACGACAGTGCCGTCCGTTATGCCATAGGACGCATCGCGCCAAATCCTGCGAATTATCGCATCGTGATCCATGGGGAACCCCACCATGTCGCGTCGTCAGACGTGAACGGGATGAGCACGACACATACACCAGACCAGCTCATTCAGATGATTCAAGCTGCCGGAAACTACAACGGAGCGCTGCTCATCACCCTGAATTCATGCAACACGGGCCGCATGCCGAACGGCGTAGCCCAGCAGGTCTCCGGCGCCTTCCCCAACCGCAACGTCTGCGGCCCGAACGATCTCGTCTGGGGGATCGGCCAACACATTGCACCTCCCATCGGCATTGGGAACAGCGTGACCTGGGCACCTACGCCCCAAGAGTTGGCCGATGCCAAGCCCGATCCGACGCGCCCCGGTCAGTGGAACTGGTTCAGGAATGGCAACCCGCACCAGGAGAGCCACAATGTCTATGACCAGCACACGGCGCTGACCAAGACGCAGCCTCTCAACGTGTCTCCGCCGAAAGATCCGCTGCCCTTCCGGTGA
- a CDS encoding type VI secretion system Vgr family protein, which yields MSGVALTIEGDPDLSPSRVRGVERLGEASAFEIDLHGPRDALVAPGSVLRKAGRLALDAPAGSRTFLGVVARFAVIASDHEHLRAYRLTLASRFALLGLTRRARTFQEMTAPEIVEQVVRGGGYRTVRKRLAAPYPKRRYVVQYQESDAAFVRRICEEHGLYFRFEDDGEGEVFVLEDDSASAEDAYPGGVALVTRSTLDEPGPVAVDAARRIRRAAGKVVLRDHSPDQPRLALEAEASGGVEAERDVEVYEAPGGFASPAEGAERARIRLESLRAEAARLSFDSNALALSPGARCRLVEAPDHHGLVQAGGDFVVTDVALRWDAGDGVFRASVGAIPASVPFRLPKVTPRPRIAGVQSAWVTGERGQEIHPDALGRVHLRFHWDLHGEGDQRSSLPVRVAQPHLPDPMLLPRVGWEVFVMFEDGDPDRPVVLGRSYNEKQRPPLALPANKTVTSIATDSSPGAGARTAIQMDDAAGREHVLVHAPFAKETTVGGDHEAQTLKNEDLQVGAALQAEVGGDESTSVHLGYIGGYGSRSVTVGAAQRQSAGGNFVSEVGAETAVVGGMLVEQAGNPVKGAANLAASALLSKVSARGAAGQIAASAMGASRAAYEGYQAKGAEGALAAIKDSAAGSAMSLLPGGEAILAAVKGSSSPMPWDHGRPAQGEAAPGGGAAGASGAGGGPAGPGPGHRSVVASGSYTEAVGALYALTTPGPVSWVTAGPATTVINGSHTSSAASAGLTVGGGLGEWLGSLNIGSRGAITRSVAGAMTSDVKGALRISAGGSYTLTAKSALTLEVSGNLKLGGSPITFRCGASEISATPAGVTIKSPSITITGSSKQSGSLTHR from the coding sequence GTGAGCGGCGTCGCGCTGACGATCGAGGGCGATCCGGATCTCTCGCCGTCGCGCGTCCGCGGCGTGGAGCGGCTCGGGGAGGCCTCGGCGTTCGAGATCGATCTCCACGGCCCGAGGGACGCGCTCGTCGCCCCCGGGAGCGTGCTCCGCAAGGCGGGGCGGCTCGCCCTCGACGCCCCCGCGGGGAGCAGGACGTTCCTCGGCGTCGTCGCCCGGTTCGCCGTGATCGCGAGCGATCACGAGCACCTCCGGGCTTACCGGCTCACGCTGGCGTCGCGCTTCGCCCTGCTCGGGCTCACCCGGAGGGCGCGCACCTTCCAGGAGATGACGGCGCCGGAGATCGTCGAGCAGGTGGTGCGAGGGGGCGGCTACAGGACCGTGCGCAAGCGGCTCGCGGCGCCCTACCCGAAGCGCCGCTACGTCGTGCAGTACCAGGAGAGCGACGCGGCGTTCGTCCGGCGGATCTGCGAGGAGCACGGGCTGTATTTCCGGTTCGAGGACGACGGCGAGGGCGAGGTGTTCGTCCTCGAGGACGACTCCGCCTCCGCCGAGGACGCTTACCCGGGCGGCGTCGCGCTGGTCACGCGCAGCACGCTGGACGAGCCGGGGCCCGTCGCGGTGGACGCGGCGCGGCGGATCCGGCGCGCGGCCGGCAAGGTCGTCCTCCGCGATCACAGCCCCGATCAGCCCCGGCTCGCGCTCGAGGCCGAGGCCTCGGGGGGCGTCGAGGCGGAGCGGGACGTGGAGGTCTACGAGGCGCCCGGCGGCTTCGCTTCGCCGGCGGAGGGCGCGGAGCGCGCGCGGATCCGGCTCGAGTCGCTGCGCGCCGAGGCCGCGCGCCTGTCGTTCGACAGCAACGCGCTGGCGCTCTCGCCCGGCGCGCGCTGCCGCCTCGTGGAGGCGCCGGACCACCACGGCCTCGTCCAGGCCGGGGGCGACTTCGTGGTGACCGACGTGGCGCTGCGCTGGGACGCGGGCGATGGGGTCTTCCGCGCGAGTGTCGGGGCGATCCCGGCCAGCGTGCCCTTCCGCCTGCCGAAGGTCACGCCGAGGCCGCGCATCGCCGGGGTGCAGTCGGCCTGGGTCACCGGGGAGCGCGGGCAGGAGATCCACCCCGACGCGCTCGGCCGCGTCCACCTCCGCTTCCACTGGGATCTGCACGGCGAGGGCGACCAGCGGAGCAGCCTGCCCGTGCGGGTGGCGCAGCCGCACCTGCCGGATCCGATGCTGCTGCCGCGCGTGGGCTGGGAGGTCTTCGTGATGTTCGAGGACGGCGATCCGGATCGCCCCGTGGTGCTCGGGCGCTCGTACAACGAGAAGCAGCGGCCGCCCCTCGCGCTGCCCGCGAACAAGACGGTGACCTCGATCGCGACCGACAGCTCGCCGGGCGCGGGGGCGCGGACGGCGATCCAGATGGACGACGCCGCCGGCCGCGAGCACGTCCTCGTGCACGCGCCCTTCGCCAAGGAGACGACGGTCGGGGGCGATCACGAGGCGCAGACGCTGAAGAACGAAGACCTCCAGGTCGGCGCTGCCCTGCAGGCCGAGGTCGGGGGCGACGAGTCGACCTCGGTGCACCTCGGGTACATCGGCGGCTACGGCTCCCGCAGCGTGACGGTGGGCGCCGCGCAGCGCCAGAGCGCGGGGGGCAACTTCGTGAGCGAGGTCGGCGCCGAGACGGCCGTGGTGGGGGGGATGCTCGTGGAGCAGGCCGGCAACCCCGTGAAGGGCGCGGCCAACCTCGCCGCGTCCGCGCTGCTGTCGAAGGTGAGCGCGCGGGGCGCTGCCGGGCAGATCGCGGCGTCCGCGATGGGCGCGTCGCGCGCGGCCTACGAGGGCTACCAGGCGAAGGGCGCGGAGGGCGCGCTCGCCGCGATCAAGGACAGCGCGGCGGGCAGCGCGATGTCGCTGCTGCCGGGGGGCGAGGCGATCCTGGCGGCGGTGAAGGGGTCGTCGAGCCCGATGCCGTGGGATCACGGCCGGCCCGCGCAGGGCGAGGCGGCGCCGGGCGGCGGGGCCGCGGGCGCGAGCGGCGCAGGCGGCGGCCCGGCGGGCCCCGGCCCGGGCCACCGCAGCGTCGTCGCGAGCGGGTCGTACACCGAGGCGGTGGGCGCCCTCTACGCGCTGACCACGCCGGGCCCCGTCTCGTGGGTGACCGCCGGCCCCGCGACGACCGTGATCAACGGGAGCCACACGAGCAGCGCCGCGAGCGCCGGCCTCACGGTGGGCGGGGGCCTCGGCGAGTGGCTCGGATCGCTGAACATCGGCAGCCGGGGGGCGATCACCCGGAGCGTCGCGGGGGCCATGACCTCGGACGTGAAGGGCGCGCTGAGGATCAGCGCGGGCGGCTCGTACACGCTCACCGCGAAGAGCGCGCTCACGCTCGAGGTGAGCGGGAACCTGAAGCTCGGCGGCAGCCCGATCACCTTCCGGTGCGGGGCGTCCGAGATCTCGGCGACGCCGGCGGGCGTCACGATCAAGTCCCCCTCGATCACCATCACCGGGAGCTCGAAGCAGTCGGGCTCGCTCACGCACCGATGA